A section of the Neisseria dumasiana genome encodes:
- the lpxD gene encoding UDP-3-O-(3-hydroxymyristoyl)glucosamine N-acyltransferase: MTPAFYTLSQIVAELGGEWRGEDISIAAVQPLADATADHISFLANPKYKADVAESAAGAVIVGPKAADEFPGRNLIVAQDPYLYFAKVARLFSPVAKAVAGIHPTAVVEPTATVPASCEIGAHAYIGGNTVLGEGCRILAGAVVQHDCRIGKETVIHPNAVIYYGCTLGDRVEIHSGSVIGADGFGLAFAGDSWFKIPQTGGVTLGDDVEIGSNSNIDRGAMSDTVVGNGTKIDNQVQIGHNCKIGSHTVIAAKTGISGSVTIGNYCVIGGGVGTVGHIEIADKTTIGGGSSITHSIKESGQHIAGPYPMQTHKEWARNAVHIRHLSEMNKRIKQLEQALETFQSAENNKE, encoded by the coding sequence ATGACACCAGCTTTCTACACTTTATCGCAAATTGTGGCCGAATTAGGCGGAGAATGGCGCGGCGAAGACATCAGCATTGCCGCGGTACAGCCTTTGGCAGATGCAACCGCCGACCACATCAGCTTTTTGGCCAATCCCAAATATAAAGCCGACGTTGCCGAAAGTGCCGCCGGTGCCGTGATTGTCGGCCCGAAAGCGGCAGACGAATTTCCCGGCCGCAATTTGATTGTGGCACAAGATCCTTACCTGTACTTTGCCAAAGTAGCCCGCCTGTTTTCACCCGTAGCCAAGGCTGTTGCAGGCATTCATCCGACAGCCGTTGTGGAGCCGACCGCAACCGTTCCCGCAAGCTGCGAAATCGGCGCACATGCCTATATCGGCGGCAACACCGTTTTGGGCGAAGGATGCCGCATCTTGGCCGGCGCGGTCGTTCAGCACGATTGCAGAATCGGTAAAGAAACGGTTATCCACCCCAATGCCGTGATTTATTACGGCTGCACATTGGGCGACCGCGTGGAAATCCACAGCGGCAGCGTGATCGGTGCCGACGGTTTCGGCTTGGCGTTTGCGGGCGATTCGTGGTTTAAAATACCGCAAACCGGCGGCGTAACGCTGGGCGACGATGTGGAAATCGGCTCCAACAGCAATATCGACCGCGGTGCGATGAGCGATACCGTGGTCGGCAACGGCACCAAAATCGACAATCAGGTTCAAATCGGCCACAACTGCAAAATCGGCTCGCACACCGTGATTGCCGCCAAAACCGGCATTTCCGGCAGCGTTACCATCGGCAATTATTGCGTGATCGGCGGCGGCGTCGGCACGGTCGGCCATATCGAAATCGCCGACAAAACCACCATCGGCGGCGGCAGCAGCATTACCCACAGCATAAAAGAGAGCGGGCAGCACATTGCCGGCCCTTATCCGATGCAAACCCACAAAGAATGGGCGCGCAATGCCGTGCATATCCGCCATCTGAGTGAAATGAACAAACGCATCAAGCAGCTCGAACAAGCGCTTGAAACTTTCCAATCCGCTGAAAATAATAAGGAATAA